From the genome of Alphaproteobacteria bacterium, one region includes:
- the metK gene encoding methionine adenosyltransferase, with translation MSKSSYLFTSESVSEGHPDKVCDRISDAIVDAFLTGDPQSRVAVETLTTTNRIVMAGEVRGPADIDGARMEEIARAAVRDIGYEQDGFHWKNAAVDCHVHAQSVDIAQGVDAAGNKDEGAGDQGLMFGYACRETDVLMPAPIHYSHAILRSLAEARHSGAEPGLGPDSKSQVTLRYEDGKPVGATSVVVSTQHAEGLSQDDVREIVRPHVVNILPEGWMCPEEQFYVNPTGRFVIGGPDGDAGLTGRKIIVDTYGGAAPHGGGAFSGKDPTKVDRSAAYAARYVAKNVVEAKLADRCTIQVAYAIGVSHPLSVYVDTYGTGKVDESALAEGVQKAMDLTPRGIREHLGLNKPIYARTAAYGHFGRQPDADGGFSWEKTDLVDALHNAL, from the coding sequence GTGTCCAAAAGCAGTTATCTCTTTACCAGCGAATCCGTTTCCGAGGGACATCCCGACAAGGTATGCGATCGCATTTCCGACGCCATTGTCGACGCCTTCCTGACCGGCGACCCGCAGAGCCGCGTGGCGGTCGAGACCCTGACCACGACAAACCGCATCGTCATGGCCGGCGAAGTTCGCGGGCCGGCGGATATCGATGGCGCGCGGATGGAAGAAATTGCCCGCGCCGCAGTCCGGGACATCGGCTATGAGCAGGACGGCTTCCACTGGAAGAATGCCGCGGTCGACTGCCATGTGCACGCCCAGTCGGTCGATATCGCGCAGGGCGTCGACGCCGCCGGCAACAAGGACGAGGGCGCGGGTGACCAGGGCCTCATGTTCGGCTATGCGTGCCGCGAGACCGATGTGCTCATGCCGGCGCCGATCCACTATTCACACGCCATTCTGCGGTCGCTTGCCGAGGCGCGGCATTCGGGTGCGGAGCCCGGCCTTGGGCCCGATTCCAAGAGCCAGGTGACGCTGCGCTACGAAGACGGAAAGCCGGTCGGTGCGACGTCGGTGGTCGTCTCGACCCAGCATGCCGAGGGGCTGAGCCAAGATGATGTGCGCGAGATTGTGCGCCCCCATGTGGTCAATATCCTGCCCGAGGGCTGGATGTGCCCGGAAGAGCAGTTCTATGTGAACCCGACGGGCCGGTTTGTCATTGGCGGACCTGATGGCGATGCCGGCCTGACCGGCCGGAAGATCATCGTCGATACGTATGGCGGTGCAGCGCCCCATGGCGGCGGCGCGTTTTCGGGCAAGGACCCGACGAAAGTCGATCGCTCGGCCGCCTATGCCGCGCGCTATGTGGCCAAGAATGTGGTTGAGGCCAAGCTGGCGGACCGCTGCACGATCCAGGTTGCCTATGCGATCGGCGTGTCGCACCCCCTGTCGGTCTATGTCGATACCTACGGCACAGGGAAGGTCGATGAGTCCGCGTTGGCCGAGGGCGTCCAGAAGGCGATGGACCTCACCCCGCGCGGCATTCGCGAGCATCTGGGCCTGAACAAGCCGATCTACGCGCGCACCGCGGCCTACGGGCATTTCGGCCGCCAGCCGGATGCCGATGGTGGGTTTTCGTGGGAAAAGACCGACCTCGTCGACGCGCTTCACAACGCCCTCTGA
- the rbfA gene encoding 30S ribosome-binding factor RbfA has protein sequence MNRNAQNARGNAGRSKAPSQRQLRVGEEIRHALSEILRRAAFRDTELANLTITVTEVRVSPDMRNATVFVLPLEGAAEPMVAGLNRASGYLRGQLGKAVHLKYLPALSFVFDKSFEEASRIESIMHRPEVARDLAGDGVADEDATDVQTDEEGG, from the coding sequence ATGAACCGGAATGCGCAAAATGCCCGCGGGAACGCCGGCAGGAGCAAGGCGCCGTCCCAACGCCAGTTGCGCGTGGGCGAGGAAATCCGTCATGCCCTGTCGGAGATCCTGCGCCGGGCGGCGTTCCGCGATACCGAACTGGCCAACCTGACGATCACCGTCACGGAAGTGCGTGTGAGCCCCGACATGCGCAACGCGACCGTGTTCGTTTTGCCGCTTGAGGGCGCCGCCGAACCCATGGTCGCGGGCCTGAACCGGGCCAGTGGCTATCTGCGCGGCCAGCTTGGCAAGGCCGTGCACCTGAAATATCTGCCCGCCCTGAGCTTCGTGTTCGACAAGAGCTTCGAGGAGGCCTCGCGGATCGAGTCCATCATGCACCGGCCCGAGGTTGCGCGTGATCTGGCGGGCGACGGCGTTGCGGACGAAGACGCAACAGACGTGCAGACGGACGAAGAGGGCGGCTGA
- a CDS encoding tRNA (guanine(46)-N(7))-methyltransferase TrmB gives MTGNDNTNMAGEDPRFHGRRRGRKLRPGQERLLEGYLPEIRVDVPAAGDAIDPAGLFRAGMREVWLEIGFGAGEHLAWQAARNPDVGILGAEPYLNGVARLLSEIIDERPGNIRIHPDDVRPLLPRFADACLARVFILFPDPWPKLRHNRRRLINTQLLDTLARLMRDGAELRVATDDQDYLVWILRHLQAHPDFSWAARRAVDWRHRPDDWPDTRYEDKNRSGGPGPTFLRYIRIPRTG, from the coding sequence TTGACCGGGAACGACAACACGAACATGGCGGGCGAAGACCCGCGGTTTCACGGCCGGCGCCGCGGGCGCAAGTTGCGGCCCGGTCAGGAACGTCTTCTCGAAGGCTATCTGCCCGAAATCAGGGTGGATGTGCCCGCCGCTGGCGACGCCATCGATCCGGCCGGCTTGTTCCGCGCGGGTATGCGCGAGGTCTGGCTCGAAATCGGGTTCGGCGCGGGCGAGCATCTGGCATGGCAGGCGGCGCGCAACCCGGATGTCGGCATTCTCGGTGCGGAGCCCTATCTGAACGGGGTGGCGCGGCTGTTGTCCGAGATCATCGACGAGCGGCCCGGCAACATCCGCATCCATCCCGACGATGTGCGCCCCCTGCTGCCGCGCTTTGCCGATGCGTGCCTGGCGCGGGTGTTCATTCTGTTTCCCGACCCCTGGCCCAAGCTGCGCCACAACCGGCGCCGCCTGATCAATACGCAGCTGCTCGATACGCTGGCGCGGCTGATGCGCGACGGGGCCGAACTGCGGGTGGCGACGGACGATCAGGATTATCTGGTCTGGATCCTGCGGCATTTGCAGGCCCATCCGGATTTTTCCTGGGCGGCACGGCGTGCGGTGGATTGGCGCCACCGACCCGACGACTGGCCGGATACGCGTTACGAGGACAAGAACCGCAGCGGCGGACCCGGGCCGACATTCTTGCGCTATATACGCATTCCGCGCACCGGCTAA
- the truB gene encoding tRNA pseudouridine(55) synthase TruB has protein sequence MGRRRKGLAINGWINLDKPAGMTSAGCVNAVRRATGAAKLGHAGTLDPSATGILPIALGEATKTMPYVTDSSKSYTFTVNWGARTETDDADGEVVETSDIRPDSAAIEAALPAFVGMIEQVPPAYSAIKIDGQRAYAKARAGEDVVLQARTIEINAFDLVEILDADRARFAVTSGKGAYMRALARDLAVVVGTCGHLSDLRRVAVGPFEESASISLEKLEELGHSAAASPILLPIETVLDGIPALALSDREAEMLRNGQAVPVLRPQDRERIATAGDDGIVLALEATTPVALVRVDGIQIRPVRVLNLDTGS, from the coding sequence ATGGGGCGTCGGCGCAAGGGCCTGGCGATCAACGGCTGGATCAATCTCGACAAGCCGGCCGGCATGACGTCCGCGGGCTGTGTCAACGCGGTGCGTCGCGCCACGGGGGCGGCCAAGCTGGGCCACGCCGGGACACTGGACCCGTCGGCGACGGGCATTCTGCCGATCGCGCTGGGCGAGGCGACCAAGACCATGCCCTATGTGACCGACAGTTCGAAAAGCTACACCTTCACGGTCAACTGGGGCGCGCGGACCGAGACCGACGATGCCGACGGCGAAGTGGTCGAGACCTCCGACATACGCCCGGACAGCGCGGCCATCGAAGCCGCGCTGCCGGCCTTTGTCGGCATGATCGAGCAGGTCCCGCCGGCCTATTCGGCGATCAAGATCGACGGCCAGCGGGCCTATGCCAAGGCGCGCGCCGGCGAGGATGTGGTCTTGCAGGCGCGGACCATCGAAATCAATGCGTTCGATCTGGTCGAGATTCTCGACGCGGACCGCGCGCGGTTCGCCGTGACGTCGGGCAAGGGCGCGTACATGCGCGCGCTCGCCCGCGACCTGGCCGTGGTGGTCGGCACCTGCGGGCACCTGTCCGATCTGCGCCGGGTGGCCGTCGGGCCGTTCGAAGAATCGGCTTCGATTTCGCTGGAAAAGCTGGAGGAACTTGGCCATAGTGCCGCCGCCTCACCCATATTGTTACCGATTGAGACCGTGCTGGACGGTATCCCGGCACTGGCCTTGTCTGACAGGGAAGCGGAAATGCTTCGCAATGGGCAGGCGGTTCCGGTCTTGCGACCGCAAGACAGGGAACGGATCGCGACGGCAGGGGACGATGGTATCGTCCTGGCCCTCGAGGCGACGACGCCGGTGGCGCTCGTTCGTGTCGACGGCATCCAGATTCGTCCGGTCCGTGTTTTAAATCTCGATACCGGGAGCTAG
- the infB gene encoding translation initiation factor IF-2 — translation MANTTENDDKKKKKPLTLSKPGKLELKKTVEGGQVRQSFSHGRTKTVTVEVKKKRTFQQGATGEMTEIKEAPEEQAAEAPAAAPEVAPEAETPPQRTLTDAEQASRLRALEAARKAAEEAAIESEKAKAALEEARQASEEEAKAAPDAEAPVVETPAADADVPETSAEPEPAPVETRTRREIEEEARREAEAQAQKMADEAAKRAAAAERKFAALEEKSKDDDIDLGDPGDPGTPAAAKGKAARAEGTAAKPNARPRANERKRRSGKLTISEALDEEGGARQRSVAAFRRRQERERQRATGDNKGGGQASKVVREVSIPDVITVGELGNRMAERGAEVIKALMKMGVMATINQTIDQETAQLVVEEFGHAAKLTSASDVELNLGATVDDDEGTQVSRPPVVTVMGHVDHGKTSLLDALRATDVVSREAGGITQHIGAYQVVLESGDKISFIDTPGHAAFTAMRQRGAHVTDIVILVVAADDGVQPQTVEAINHARAAEVPIIVAVNKMDLPAADASRVKNELLSHEIVPEEMGGDTQVIEVSAETRAGLDTLTEAIVLQAEVLELTANPDRAAFGAVIEAQLERGRGAVATVLVQGGTIKVGDIFVAGAEWGRVRALVNDRGENVDEAGPSAPVEVLGLNGAPQAGDEFAVVDSDARAREVVEYRQSVMRDARAAAGARGSLDDMFEQIKAGEAAQIPVVIKGDVQGSVEAIVGALNNLSTDEVNAQVLHAGVGGITESDISLATVNNGLVIGFNVRAIPQARDQAKRDGVEIRYYNIIYNVVDDVRGMLEGELTPTLQENLLGSAEIREVFSVSKVGKVAGCMVTDGLIRRDSKVRLMRDSVVVHEGNLGTLRRFKDDVREVQNGYECGIALENYNDIQPGDVIECFEVQEIARQLEAS, via the coding sequence ATGGCGAATACGACCGAAAACGACGACAAGAAGAAGAAAAAGCCGCTGACGCTTTCCAAGCCGGGCAAGCTCGAGCTGAAGAAGACCGTCGAGGGTGGCCAGGTGCGCCAGAGCTTCAGCCATGGCCGGACCAAGACGGTGACGGTCGAGGTCAAGAAGAAGCGGACGTTCCAGCAGGGCGCCACCGGCGAAATGACCGAGATCAAGGAGGCCCCGGAAGAACAGGCCGCCGAGGCGCCGGCTGCGGCACCCGAGGTCGCGCCCGAGGCCGAAACGCCCCCGCAACGCACCCTGACCGATGCCGAGCAGGCATCCCGGCTGCGCGCGCTTGAGGCGGCCCGAAAGGCTGCCGAAGAGGCTGCGATCGAAAGCGAGAAAGCCAAGGCAGCGCTGGAAGAGGCGCGCCAGGCTTCGGAGGAAGAAGCGAAGGCGGCACCGGATGCCGAGGCGCCGGTTGTCGAGACCCCGGCTGCGGATGCGGACGTGCCCGAGACATCCGCCGAGCCCGAACCGGCCCCGGTCGAGACCCGGACCCGGCGAGAGATCGAGGAAGAGGCGCGTCGTGAGGCGGAGGCCCAGGCGCAGAAGATGGCCGATGAGGCGGCAAAACGCGCCGCGGCGGCCGAGCGGAAATTCGCCGCTCTCGAGGAAAAGTCAAAAGACGACGATATCGACCTCGGTGACCCGGGTGATCCCGGCACCCCGGCTGCGGCCAAAGGCAAGGCCGCCCGCGCCGAAGGGACGGCGGCGAAGCCGAATGCCCGGCCGCGTGCGAACGAACGCAAGCGCCGCAGCGGCAAGCTCACCATTTCCGAGGCGCTCGACGAGGAGGGCGGCGCGCGCCAGCGTTCCGTCGCGGCATTCCGGCGCCGCCAGGAGCGCGAGCGTCAGCGGGCGACCGGGGACAACAAGGGCGGCGGCCAGGCATCGAAAGTGGTGCGCGAGGTCTCCATTCCCGACGTCATCACAGTTGGCGAGCTCGGCAACCGAATGGCCGAGCGCGGCGCCGAAGTCATCAAGGCCCTGATGAAAATGGGCGTCATGGCGACGATCAATCAGACGATCGATCAGGAAACGGCGCAGCTCGTGGTCGAGGAATTCGGCCATGCGGCGAAGCTCACCTCGGCCAGCGATGTGGAGCTCAATCTCGGCGCCACGGTCGATGACGATGAAGGCACGCAAGTGTCGCGACCGCCGGTCGTCACCGTCATGGGCCATGTTGATCACGGCAAGACGTCCCTGCTCGACGCGCTGCGCGCCACCGATGTGGTCAGCCGCGAGGCGGGCGGGATTACCCAGCATATCGGCGCCTATCAGGTGGTGCTCGAATCCGGCGACAAGATCAGCTTCATCGACACGCCGGGCCATGCGGCCTTCACCGCGATGCGCCAGCGTGGCGCCCACGTAACCGACATCGTGATCCTGGTGGTCGCGGCGGATGACGGCGTCCAGCCGCAGACGGTCGAGGCGATCAATCACGCGCGTGCCGCCGAGGTGCCGATCATCGTGGCGGTCAACAAGATGGATTTGCCGGCGGCCGATGCGTCGCGGGTGAAAAACGAACTCCTGTCGCATGAGATCGTGCCCGAGGAAATGGGTGGCGACACGCAGGTTATCGAGGTCTCGGCCGAGACCCGTGCGGGGCTCGACACGCTGACCGAGGCGATCGTGTTGCAGGCGGAAGTTCTCGAACTGACCGCCAACCCCGACCGCGCCGCTTTCGGTGCGGTGATCGAGGCGCAACTCGAACGCGGCCGCGGCGCGGTTGCAACCGTTCTTGTTCAGGGCGGCACGATCAAGGTGGGCGATATCTTCGTTGCCGGCGCCGAATGGGGCCGGGTCCGTGCGCTGGTCAATGACCGGGGCGAGAATGTCGACGAGGCCGGCCCGTCCGCGCCGGTCGAGGTTCTGGGCCTGAACGGCGCGCCCCAGGCGGGTGACGAGTTCGCGGTCGTGGATTCCGATGCGCGGGCACGCGAGGTCGTCGAATATCGCCAGAGCGTCATGCGCGATGCGCGCGCGGCGGCCGGGGCACGCGGCAGCCTCGACGACATGTTCGAGCAGATCAAGGCCGGTGAGGCCGCCCAGATCCCCGTGGTGATCAAGGGCGACGTGCAGGGCTCGGTCGAGGCCATCGTCGGTGCGCTGAACAATCTGTCGACCGATGAGGTCAACGCCCAGGTGTTGCATGCCGGGGTCGGCGGTATTACGGAATCCGATATCTCGCTCGCGACCGTCAACAACGGGCTGGTCATCGGCTTCAACGTACGGGCCATCCCGCAGGCGCGTGACCAGGCCAAGCGCGACGGGGTCGAGATCCGCTACTACAACATCATCTACAATGTGGTGGACGATGTGCGCGGCATGCTGGAAGGCGAGTTGACGCCGACCCTGCAGGAAAATCTGCTCGGCTCTGCCGAAATCCGCGAGGTCTTCAGTGTTTCGAAGGTCGGCAAGGTGGCGGGTTGCATGGTGACCGACGGCTTGATCCGGCGGGACTCGAAAGTCCGCCTGATGCGCGATTCTGTGGTCGTGCATGAGGGCAATTTGGGCACGCTCCGGCGCTTCAAGGATGATGTCCGCGAAGTCCAGAACGGCTACGAATGCGGCATCGCGCTCGAGAATTACAACGACATCCAGCCGGGTGACGTGATCGAGTGCTTCGAGGTGCAGGAGATCGCGCGTCAACTCGAGGCGAGTTGA
- a CDS encoding RNA-binding protein: MIAVEQAHIETTQVETARPGRRADAARRQTRRCLVTGDVRPRSELMRFVVGPDDLVVPDLDARLPGRGLWLTGRRDIVAQACAKRAFARGAKRNVVPMTGPEGESLELFVEGALFRRAVDALTMARKAGAYVSGFEKVRAALSGRDENEGADAGDTVLLCASDAGEDGRDKIARLADRVGGVTRVDIFEASVLGAASGRERTVHAVVLPGGAAQHVLETVRAYTAYRGDTALATDIDLMD, translated from the coding sequence ATGATCGCGGTGGAACAGGCCCATATCGAAACGACCCAGGTCGAAACGGCCAGACCGGGTCGGCGCGCGGATGCCGCGCGGCGCCAAACCCGGCGCTGCCTGGTGACGGGCGATGTGCGGCCGCGGTCGGAGTTGATGCGGTTTGTCGTCGGCCCCGATGATCTGGTGGTTCCCGATCTCGATGCGCGCCTTCCCGGGCGCGGATTGTGGTTGACCGGCCGCAGGGATATAGTCGCGCAAGCCTGCGCCAAGCGCGCGTTTGCGCGCGGTGCGAAGCGGAATGTGGTGCCGATGACCGGGCCCGAGGGCGAAAGCCTTGAGCTGTTTGTCGAGGGCGCGTTGTTCCGCCGGGCGGTGGACGCCTTGACGATGGCCCGCAAGGCCGGCGCGTATGTGTCGGGTTTCGAGAAGGTTCGTGCCGCCCTGTCGGGGCGCGATGAAAATGAGGGCGCAGACGCGGGTGACACCGTTTTGTTATGTGCGTCCGATGCCGGCGAGGATGGCCGCGACAAGATTGCGCGGCTCGCTGATCGGGTGGGCGGTGTCACGCGCGTGGATATTTTTGAGGCGTCCGTACTGGGTGCCGCATCCGGGCGTGAGCGTACGGTTCACGCAGTCGTGTTGCCGGGTGGCGCCGCGCAGCATGTGTTGGAAACGGTCCGGGCCTACACCGCCTATCGCGGTGATACGGCCCTGGCGACCGATATTGATTTGATGGATTGA
- the nusA gene encoding transcription termination factor NusA translates to MESGGPSRIEMLAVADAVAREKGIEREEVITAMEQAIQKAGRNKYGPEHDIRAIIDRDGGHISLARHREVVEEVEDENTQLTVAQAQAEKADAKVGDFLVDELPPIDFGRIAAQTAKQVIVQRVRDAERERQFEEYKDRVGEVVNGLVKRVEYGNVTVDLGRAEGVMRRDEALPRENHRPGDRIRAFIYDVRREPRGPQIFVTRTRPELMKALFAQEVPEIYDGIIEIRAAARDPGSRAKIAVISRDASIDPVGACVGMRGSRVQAVVGELQGEKIDIIPWSDDPATFVVNALAPAEVTKVVLDEDANKIEVVVPDEQLSLAIGRRGQNVRLASMLSGWDIDILTEEEESQRRQDEFNTRSTLFIEAFDVEDVIAHLLVTEGFATIEEVAFVPMEDLTTIEGFDEEIGEELQARARNWLEERDANLDIERKKLGVEDAVLNVAGVTLEKSVRLGTHGVRTVEDLAGLMPDEYRFIFMDTETEVKLDDLFNMADHEISRLVRPSPVNSEEANAIIMAARVAIYGEDVIPPEPEPDPEADEAAEAEAAPEAPSDLAAAEAVFAPAPDQPAGE, encoded by the coding sequence ATGGAGTCTGGAGGTCCCAGCCGCATTGAGATGCTCGCCGTTGCCGACGCCGTCGCACGGGAAAAGGGCATTGAGCGCGAGGAAGTCATCACCGCGATGGAGCAGGCCATTCAGAAGGCCGGCCGCAATAAATATGGTCCCGAGCACGATATCCGCGCGATCATCGATCGCGATGGCGGGCATATTTCCTTGGCGCGGCACCGCGAGGTTGTGGAAGAGGTCGAGGACGAAAACACCCAGCTGACGGTCGCACAGGCGCAGGCCGAGAAAGCCGATGCGAAGGTGGGTGATTTCCTGGTCGACGAACTGCCGCCGATTGATTTCGGCCGGATCGCGGCGCAGACGGCCAAGCAGGTCATCGTCCAGCGGGTCCGTGACGCGGAGCGCGAGCGCCAGTTCGAGGAATACAAGGACCGCGTGGGCGAGGTCGTCAACGGCCTGGTCAAGCGTGTCGAGTATGGCAATGTGACCGTCGATCTCGGCCGCGCCGAAGGTGTGATGCGCCGCGACGAAGCGCTGCCACGCGAGAATCACCGCCCCGGCGACCGGATCAGGGCCTTTATCTACGATGTGCGCCGCGAACCTCGTGGCCCGCAGATTTTCGTGACGCGCACGCGCCCGGAACTGATGAAGGCGCTGTTCGCGCAGGAGGTTCCCGAGATTTACGACGGCATCATCGAAATCCGCGCCGCCGCGCGCGATCCGGGGAGCCGGGCGAAAATCGCCGTCATCTCGCGGGATGCCTCGATCGACCCCGTCGGCGCCTGCGTCGGCATGCGGGGCAGCCGGGTTCAGGCCGTGGTCGGCGAGCTGCAGGGCGAGAAGATCGACATCATTCCCTGGTCCGATGACCCGGCGACCTTTGTGGTCAATGCGCTGGCCCCGGCCGAAGTCACCAAGGTCGTGCTGGACGAGGACGCCAACAAGATCGAAGTGGTCGTCCCCGACGAGCAGCTGTCGCTTGCGATCGGCCGCCGCGGCCAGAATGTACGCCTGGCCTCCATGCTGTCGGGCTGGGACATCGACATTCTGACCGAGGAAGAGGAATCCCAGCGTCGTCAGGACGAGTTCAACACGCGCAGCACCCTGTTTATCGAGGCGTTCGACGTGGAGGATGTGATTGCGCATCTGCTGGTCACCGAAGGTTTCGCGACCATCGAGGAAGTGGCCTTCGTGCCCATGGAGGACCTGACGACAATCGAAGGGTTCGACGAGGAGATCGGCGAGGAGCTGCAGGCCCGCGCGCGGAACTGGCTCGAGGAGCGCGATGCAAATCTCGATATCGAGCGCAAGAAGCTCGGGGTCGAGGACGCCGTGCTCAATGTCGCCGGCGTCACGCTCGAAAAGTCGGTCCGCCTGGGCACCCATGGTGTGCGGACGGTCGAGGATCTGGCGGGTTTGATGCCGGACGAGTACCGGTTCATTTTCATGGACACAGAGACCGAGGTGAAGCTCGACGATCTGTTCAACATGGCCGACCATGAGATCAGCCGACTGGTACGTCCGAGCCCGGTAAACAGCGAAGAGGCGAACGCCATCATCATGGCCGCGCGTGTCGCGATCTATGGTGAGGACGTGATCCCGCCGGAACCCGAGCCGGACCCCGAAGCGGACGAAGCGGCCGAGGCCGAGGCGGCGCCGGAGGCGCCGTCGGATCTGGCGGCAGCGGAAGCCGTTTTTGCGCCGGCGCCCGACCAGCCGGCCGGGGAATAG
- the rpsO gene encoding 30S ribosomal protein S15 has translation MSITPERKNELINEYQTKAGDTGSPEVQVAILTERIKNLTEHLQTHAKDHHSRRGLLLMVGQRRRLLDYTRRKEEARYRTLIERLGIRR, from the coding sequence ATGTCGATTACGCCTGAGCGTAAGAACGAACTCATCAATGAATACCAGACCAAGGCTGGGGACACGGGCTCGCCCGAGGTTCAGGTCGCGATCCTGACGGAGCGCATCAAAAACCTGACCGAGCACCTGCAGACCCACGCCAAGGATCATCATTCGCGCCGCGGCCTGCTTTTGATGGTCGGCCAGCGGCGTCGTTTGCTCGATTACACGCGGCGCAAGGAAGAAGCGCGTTACCGCACCCTGATCGAGCGTTTGGGCATTCGCCGCTAG
- the rimP gene encoding ribosome maturation factor RimP encodes MNLISENIQTDKIISVIEPSLADLGFELVRVNYGGGGRPTLQIMIDRADGKDVTIEDCTLASRTSSALLDVADPIRDAYELEVSSPGIDRPLTRPKDFESFAGYEAKVELKQAVDGRRRFRGRLLGLEDDRVRLADLDGEDDEFILPFAEIAKAKLVLNDELIAAAQKGRTNEG; translated from the coding sequence TTGAACCTGATCAGCGAAAATATCCAGACGGACAAGATCATTTCCGTCATTGAACCCTCGCTGGCCGATCTCGGCTTCGAGTTGGTGCGCGTCAATTATGGCGGCGGCGGCCGACCGACACTGCAGATCATGATCGACCGGGCGGACGGCAAGGACGTGACAATCGAAGACTGTACCCTGGCAAGCCGCACGTCATCCGCGTTGCTCGATGTGGCCGACCCGATACGGGACGCCTATGAGCTCGAGGTGAGTTCGCCGGGTATCGACAGGCCGCTGACGCGGCCCAAGGATTTCGAGAGCTTTGCCGGTTACGAGGCGAAGGTCGAATTGAAACAGGCCGTTGACGGCCGCCGGCGGTTTCGCGGGCGGTTGCTGGGTCTGGAAGATGACCGGGTGCGCCTGGCGGATTTGGATGGCGAGGATGACGAATTCATCCTGCCGTTCGCGGAGATCGCCAAGGCGAAGCTCGTATTGAACGATGAACTAATTGCCGCGGCCCAAAAGGGCCGGACAAACGAAGGATAG